From Cyclopterus lumpus isolate fCycLum1 chromosome 4, fCycLum1.pri, whole genome shotgun sequence, a single genomic window includes:
- the LOC117729755 gene encoding interleukin-1 receptor-associated kinase 3-like: MVIIETLTGRKVREEVPKQTALRDLLVTEVEDSGGVDSCMQFLDEANSPGESAMKPGGSAMKPTFCAWPWTVQLAASAANRAWRTCPLADQPRSLEDRDPSDAEPSPTPSIPVELDEQCSPPASLTDKGPRECSQSEVTYLSDVGGAVDLYSSCPVQCSCPAETGSLACEDCRANGFTSERTVGPQTESLVVENAAKQRLRSRLSLYDRGLIHTQELISEISLQ, translated from the exons ATG GTTATAATTGAAACATTAACGGGACGGAAGGTCAGAGAGGAGGTACCGAAACAAACAGCCCTG AGAGACCTGCTTGTAACTGAGGTGGAGGACAGCGGCGGCGTGGACTCCTGTATGCAGTTCTTGGATGAGGCAAACAGCCCTGGTGAGTCTGCAATGAAGCCGGGTGGGTCTGCAATGAAGCCGACCTTCTGCGCCTGGCCTTGGACTGTGCAGCTAGCCGCCTCCGCAGCAAACCGAGCATGGAGAAC CTGCCCCCTCGCCGACCAACCCCGCAGCCTGGAGGACAGAGACCCTTCTGATGCCGAGCCGAGCCCAACGCCCTCCATCCCTGTGGAGCTCGATGAGCAGTGCAGCCCCCCCGCTTCTCTGACGGACAAGGGTCCCCGTGAATGCAGCCAGTCGGAGGTGACCTATCTGAGTGACGTCGGGGGGGCGGTGGACCTGTACAGCAGCTGTCCCGTGCAGTGCAGCTGCCCTGCTGAGACCGGCAGTCTGGCCTGCGAGGACTGCAGAGCCAACGGCTTCACCAGCGAGCGCACAGTCGGCCCTCAGA ctGAATCCTTGGTGGTGGAAAATGCAGCCAAGCAGAGACTGAGGAGCAGACTGAGTCTTTACGACAGAGGGCTGATTCACACGCAGGAACTCATCTCTGAGATCAGCCTGCAGTAG